GGAATGGTGCGGCCACGGCCCGATTCTCGAAGAAGACATCGCGCTGTCGAACATGAGCCTCGACCTGGTCGGCCAGGCGCGCCTGCTGTACACGCACGCCGCCGATCTGGAAAAGACGCTGACTGGCAAAAGCCGCACGGAAGACGACTACGCGTTCTTCCGCGCCGAGCGCGAGTTCGCGAACTACACGCTTGCCGAGCTTCCGCATGTCGGGCCGCTCGCGGGCACGGCACGGGCCGACAAGGACTACGCGGTCACGATCGTTCGCAACTTCCTGTACTCGACGCTGATGCTGCATGTGTGGTCGGCCTTGACGGGTTCGTCGGACGAACAGCTGGCCGCCATCGCCGCCAAGTCGATCAAGGAAACGCAGTATCACGTGCATCACTCGCACGAGTGGCTGGTGCGTTTCGGCGACGGCACGGACGAATCCCATGCCCGCGCCCAGGCTGCACTCGACTATCTGATGCCGTACACACGCGAATTTTTCAGCGCCGACGCGACGGAAGACGCGATCGCCGCCGCCGGTGTCGGACCGAAGACGTCCGAAATCGAAGCCGTGTGGCTCGAAGACGTTCGCGCCGCGCTCGACGAAGCGACGCTGAAACTGCCCGAACCCGTCAGGCACATCACGACGGGCAAGCACGGCGAGCATTCGGAGCACATGGGCTTCCTGCTTGCCGAAATGCAAAGCCTCGCGCGCCAGCATCCGGGCGCAAGCTGGTAATCCGTCGATCCAACAGGTGAAACCCACGATGATGTCGACCGCTCAAACAGCCGCCGTTGCACCGGATCACGCGCTCGCCCAGGCGTGGGCCGTGCTCGAAGCCGTGCCCGACCCGGAAATCCCTGTCGTGTCGATCCGCGAACTGGGCATTCTGCGCGACGTGCGCCACGCCGCCGACGGCGCGCTCGAAATCGTCATCACGCCGACTTACTCGGGTTGCCCGGCGATGTCGCAGATCGCGGAAGACATCGGCCATGCGCTCGATGCGGCGGGTTTCGCGCCGTATCGCGTGGAAACCGTGCTGGCACCTGCCTGGACCACCGACTGGATCACCGACGACGCCCGCGACAAGCTGCGCGCCTACGGCATCGCGCCGCCGACGGGCAACTGTGGCAGCGGCGAGCCCACCGCGAACGCTGGATCGAAAGAGAAAGTGATCCGCTTCGTCCCGCGCTCGCTGCCCGCGCCCGCCTGCCCGCGCTGCGGCTCGAAGCACACCGAACGCCTCGCGCAATTCGGCTCGACGGCCTGCAAGGCACTGTACCGCTGCGTCGACTGCCGCGAACCCTTCGACTATTTCAAACCGTACTGATATGGCTACCCCGCAATTTCATCCGCTGCGCATCAGGGAAGTGCGGCCCGAAACCGCCGATGCGGTCTCCGTCGCCTTCGAAGTCCCCGCCGAACTGCGCGAGCAGTATCGCTTCACGCAGGGCCAGTTCGTCACGCTGAAGACGCATATCGACGGCGAAGAAACGCGCCGTTCGTATTCGATCTGCGTCGGCGTCACCGATTACGACCGCGACGGCGAGTTGCGCATCGGCATCAAGCGCGTGCGCGGCGGCCGCTTCTCGAACTTCGCGTTCGATACGCTGCAACCCGGCCACATGCTCGACGTGATGACACCCGACGGCCGCTTCTTCACGCACCTGAACGCCGATCACGGCAAGCAGTACGTCGCGTTCTCGGGCGGCTCAGGCATCACGCCCGTGCTGGCGATCGTCAAGACGACGCTCGAAATCGAGCCGCGCAGCACGTTCACGCTGATCTACGGCAATCGCAGCGTCGATCAGATCATGTTCGCCGAAGAGCTCGAAGACCTGAAGAACCGGTTCATGAACCGCTTCGTGCTGTATCACGTGCTATCCGACGATATCCAGGACGTCGAGCTGTTCAACGGCGTGCTCGATCAGGCGAAGTGCGAGTCGTTCCTCGAGACGCTGGTACCTGTGGATTCGATCGACGAAGCCTTCATCTGCGGCCCAGGGCCGATGATGGATGCCGCCGAAGCCGCGCTGAAGGCAGCGGGCGTGCCGCAGGCGAAGGTGCACGTCGAGCGTTTCGGCACGCCGCTGCCGCAGGCGGGCGTGCCCGTCGCGGAAATTACCGACGATACCCCGACCGCCGACCTCGAAATCGTCCTCGACGGCAAGAAACGCAAGCTGCGGCTGCCGTATCAGGGCTTGAGCGTGCTCGACGTGGGCCTGCGCGCCGGACTGGCACTGCCGTATGCATGCAAGGGCGGCGTCTGCTGCACCTGCCGCGCGAAGGTGCTCGAAGGCGAAGTGAAGATGGAAAAGAACTACACGCTGGAAGAGCACGAAATCCGCGACGGCTACGTGCTGACCTGCCAGTGCCATCCGGTCAGCGACAAGGTGGTGGTGAGCTACGACGAACGCTGATGCCCGCATGGCGCAGTGCGCCGTGCACCGAACGTGCGCATCGTCGCTTTCGGCACACACGCGATCCGCTTACACTAGGGGCCGCTCGTCACGGGAAACGCATTCCCCGGACGGGCGGCCTTTTTCCGTTACCTGACTGAACTGCGTGATCGAACTGCGCTTCGCATTGCGCCCGAAGCGCGTGCAAACCGCCCGTCAATGACCATGAGCACGATCCACATCACCAATGGCGACGTCGCCGCCGATTCTCTGCGCAAGGCGCTCGATCAGGCGCGCCGGACGGATATCGTGCTGGCGTTGCGCGACGATCTCGCCGTCGGCCCGTTGCAAGGCATCGACGATACGCCGCAGGTACGCGCCGACTTTTGGGGAGGCGTCATCGGCGACACCGCGCGCGATTTTCTCGCCGAGCTGGAACAGCAAGCGAACGAACTGAAAGCGGTGGTCGACGGTACGACGCATGTGGTCGTGTGGCACGGCCAGAGCGCCGCCGATCAGTTGACGCTGCGCCGCGTGTGCTTCCATCTGCGCGAGATGCCGCAGCGGCTCAACGAAGTGCGTCTGTCGATCGACGAGCTGACGGGCGACGCCAGCGCCCCGCTACACCGCGCCGATCGCGCGACCTCAGTCGGCATGTTCGCGCCCGATCTGCTGCAAAAACGCCTGCCCG
The DNA window shown above is from Paraburkholderia sp. PGU19 and carries:
- the paaC gene encoding 1,2-phenylacetyl-CoA epoxidase subunit PaaC, with protein sequence MTITPQHLAYVLRLADTALILGQRNAEWCGHGPILEEDIALSNMSLDLVGQARLLYTHAADLEKTLTGKSRTEDDYAFFRAEREFANYTLAELPHVGPLAGTARADKDYAVTIVRNFLYSTLMLHVWSALTGSSDEQLAAIAAKSIKETQYHVHHSHEWLVRFGDGTDESHARAQAALDYLMPYTREFFSADATEDAIAAAGVGPKTSEIEAVWLEDVRAALDEATLKLPEPVRHITTGKHGEHSEHMGFLLAEMQSLARQHPGASW
- the paaD gene encoding 1,2-phenylacetyl-CoA epoxidase subunit PaaD, encoding MMSTAQTAAVAPDHALAQAWAVLEAVPDPEIPVVSIRELGILRDVRHAADGALEIVITPTYSGCPAMSQIAEDIGHALDAAGFAPYRVETVLAPAWTTDWITDDARDKLRAYGIAPPTGNCGSGEPTANAGSKEKVIRFVPRSLPAPACPRCGSKHTERLAQFGSTACKALYRCVDCREPFDYFKPY
- the paaE gene encoding 1,2-phenylacetyl-CoA epoxidase subunit PaaE, which encodes MATPQFHPLRIREVRPETADAVSVAFEVPAELREQYRFTQGQFVTLKTHIDGEETRRSYSICVGVTDYDRDGELRIGIKRVRGGRFSNFAFDTLQPGHMLDVMTPDGRFFTHLNADHGKQYVAFSGGSGITPVLAIVKTTLEIEPRSTFTLIYGNRSVDQIMFAEELEDLKNRFMNRFVLYHVLSDDIQDVELFNGVLDQAKCESFLETLVPVDSIDEAFICGPGPMMDAAEAALKAAGVPQAKVHVERFGTPLPQAGVPVAEITDDTPTADLEIVLDGKKRKLRLPYQGLSVLDVGLRAGLALPYACKGGVCCTCRAKVLEGEVKMEKNYTLEEHEIRDGYVLTCQCHPVSDKVVVSYDER
- a CDS encoding DUF1835 domain-containing protein → MSTIHITNGDVAADSLRKALDQARRTDIVLALRDDLAVGPLQGIDDTPQVRADFWGGVIGDTARDFLAELEQQANELKAVVDGTTHVVVWHGQSAADQLTLRRVCFHLREMPQRLNEVRLSIDELTGDASAPLHRADRATSVGMFAPDLLQKRLPGVAPISVLRIGRLALEWQELKLIDAELRRWHDNTFTTGTFAELDALIVEHAVEGWQSAGRVAACVMAADNGLLVSDSLVLWRLRELAAAGQLQLRGDADDWRSLEMHVTRTTLSPV